The segment ccaaaGGCTGGCCCTGGACCTGCTATGTGCATCGTTGCTGTTCTCTCTTGGCCGAGACGGGGGTTGAGGACAGAGCAGGACAGGTTCTGGTTCGAAGCGTCTCTTATAACAGCAGCAGTGTGAGTATCAAACAGCCGGTCAGCCTGCTGGGATATTTTCTCCATCACTGGTGCTAGTCGCTGCCCGCTGAGGTCTCTCCACAGCACTTGGGGATTCGGATACCATCCGGCCGATTCACACACCACGTGGATCCCTCCATCCTGATATCCATCGACAGAAAGGTGAGGGGTGGAGCCCAGGCCTGGAGGGGAATGGAGTGAACCTGTGTCATTGCTACACCCTGGGCCCACCAGAGAACTGCTCTGGTGCAGACTGGAGTGTGGGCCTGTGGCAGTGGGAGTCCCAGCGGTGTAGCAGTGTCCTCCCTCACCATGACTTTACACATACAGATCTACCACGTGATGGGTAGATCACACACAAAGCGCCCGTCACCCCCTGTGGCCGCACGGACCTCACGGTATCCATCCCACAGTTCATAGACACGGCGCTACCTAGAGTTTTTCTatcagctcccggaagcagaggCCTCAGGGAGATTTCCACAAACTTTCTCAGTGCCCAAGGAAATTGTGGGAGAAGGGGTCACACTCCCTGGGATGAGCAGCCGCATCTGGGGCATGTCCCCTGGAGTTCAGGGGAAACAGGTGGGGCCTGATCCTTGCTCAGACAGATGCCCCAGCAGCTGAGGGGTGGAGAAGCTGGACATGGAGCTGGTTACTCCAGTGGGTATGAGGAGTTGGCAGGCAGGTGCATCGATCCCATTAACAGCCAGCCTCGTTCCCTAGCGCTCCGGTGCCTTTCCTGTGAGAGGTGACTAGTCTGAACAGACCggaactgtgggggtgggggtgaaacaCACCATTGACCGGTGCTCACTGGTGCTGAGAAGGGCAAACAACAGCCCGTGCTACTGACCAGCCACCTCCAGTTCCAACGCAGCTTCTTCGTAAAAGGTGGGTGATTGGAAGAGGCAGCCGTAAGTCCCTTCATCAGAGGGGGTGATGTTGTGTATCCTCAAGGAGACAGTCCCATTCGCAATACCGTCCTTCAGTAGCTTCGTCCTGCTTCGATACGGTGCGGTCTGCTGGCCAGCCTGATCTCTCCCATCCCGATAGAGATGGACAACTGCAGACAACGTGGATCGGAACCAGCGCACCTCCATGCTCTCGGCGCtcatgctgggggagaggtgacAGGGTAACAGAGCATCTTCTCCCACAAGGACCCTGATGGGGCCATCGGGTCCAATCACCTTGAAACTCATTGTAGAAGGAACCAGGAGAAAAGAAGCTGTAGCCAAAGTGGAACTAGGAATACATCATGGCGATGGAAATGGGAatttactgtaatatttttatcagcAATGTGTGTCTCTATGTCAGCCTCTGCATTGTTGTCCCCTGAATGCACAAGGGTTCCATTGCCTCTCCAGGCAGATGGAAGGCATGGGGTGTCTGAAATATGTTGCCTCCTGGTTCCAGAccagaaaaattaaaatgaactgAATACAACCTGCACCTGTGAATGCAGGACCCAGCctggaagagaaaaaggaagagccGGGACTGGGACATCATCACGTAATGGCTGGGGAGCCAATGCAGGTTGGCTATATGAACTCAGCATGGTTTGGCAGCAGGAGAACAAGGGATGAGGGGTGTCAGGGAGCCTGTGTTAAGAACAGtgttcacagacacacagggccTTTCATTCAGGACTCAgagacaaagggacagagagagagagagcccagatggATCCACACCAGCTTGGCTTGGTAGAGCCCTGGCTTCAGTCTCTATGAGCCTTGTTTTAACCTCTGCCCCGctgtgctaacctaaggattTCCCAACACTGTCTCCCAGTTGAGTAATAAACCCTATTCTGTAGtcactgggcagagctcaccATGAGAAACAGGAGAGCTAGAGCCCAGAGGCCGGTCTCAGAGGCACTGAGGCCAGGTGGCCTATCCTcttggaaaatgtgaccccttGAGGGCCTGGCATGCTGAAGGGGTTACGCCCAAGAGACTTTTTaaaggcagggcagagcacagaCATAGTGACAGTCATATCAATggaagcaatgtgatgctgtgagcCCTGAGGGGCTGGGGACTGAGCGTGGGACTAGAAGCCACGAACACCTGcatcctgttcccagctctgccactgactcagagTGGCCTTGGCCCGTCACAGACAGATGGATTCTGGCCTCTGGCAGAGTAAAGGGGGTTGGGCAATTCCCCCTCTGCAGgagtggctcagggctggcatACTTGACCGTATCCTCAGAGCACCAAAGTGTGTCACATGGTGTGGCTGGAGCACTTGGCGTTCTG is part of the Chrysemys picta bellii isolate R12L10 unplaced genomic scaffold, ASM1138683v2 scaf1590, whole genome shotgun sequence genome and harbors:
- the LOC135980009 gene encoding butyrophilin subfamily 3 member A2-like, which codes for MSFKVIGPDGPIRVLVGEDALLPCHLSPSMSAESMEVRWFRSTLSAVVHLYRDGRDQAGQQTAPYRSRTKLLKDGIANGTVSLRIHNITPSDEGTYGCLFQSPTFYEEAALELEVAGLGSTPHLSVDGYQDGGIHVVCESAGWYPNPQVLWRDLSGQRLAPVMEKISQQADRLFDTHTAAVIRDASNQNLSCSVLNPRLGQERTATMHIAGPGPAFGKMAPWVTLYFGTLAPMDAVTPIAPTPVAALPLPLAFTGSPGSPQPQDTQQAELKKQI